In Streptomyces hawaiiensis, one genomic interval encodes:
- a CDS encoding oxidoreductase, with the protein MGSQTITADAAGTWKLGDLPVHRVGFGAMRLTGSAAFHHGTPSDRERSIAVLRKAIDLGVNHIDTAAFYFSSLRSANELINRALAPYPDDLVIVTKVGPHRAYDGEWGTSARPEDLRGHVEENLRQLGRDHLDVVNLRRMPKYDSIAEHFGALAELREAGLIRHLGISNVTTRHLAEARAIAPVVCVQNRYALDRPDPATDELLRICGELGIAFVPFFAVAGEAAEQGATTVHDEDVRAVARAHGASPAQIRLAWTLHQGPHVLAIPGTGNPDHLTQNVAAGAIRLTDEELARLNAARHKAG; encoded by the coding sequence ATGGGCTCACAGACGATCACCGCGGACGCCGCGGGCACCTGGAAACTCGGCGACCTGCCCGTCCACCGCGTCGGCTTCGGCGCGATGCGGCTGACGGGCAGCGCCGCCTTCCACCACGGCACACCGAGCGACCGCGAGAGGTCGATCGCCGTCCTGCGCAAGGCGATCGACCTCGGCGTGAACCACATCGACACGGCCGCCTTCTACTTCTCGTCGCTGCGCTCCGCCAACGAACTCATCAACCGCGCGCTCGCGCCCTACCCCGACGACCTGGTCATCGTCACCAAGGTGGGCCCCCACCGGGCCTACGACGGGGAGTGGGGCACCTCCGCCCGCCCCGAGGACCTGCGCGGCCATGTGGAGGAGAACCTGCGCCAGCTCGGCCGCGACCACCTGGACGTGGTCAATCTGCGCCGGATGCCGAAGTACGACTCGATCGCCGAGCACTTCGGTGCCCTCGCGGAGCTGCGCGAGGCGGGCCTGATCCGCCACCTCGGCATCTCCAACGTCACGACCCGCCATCTCGCCGAGGCCCGGGCCATCGCCCCGGTGGTCTGCGTCCAGAACCGGTACGCCCTCGACCGCCCCGACCCCGCCACCGACGAACTGCTGCGCATCTGCGGCGAACTGGGCATCGCCTTCGTGCCGTTCTTCGCCGTCGCCGGCGAGGCAGCCGAGCAGGGCGCCACCACCGTCCACGACGAAGACGTCCGCGCCGTCGCCCGGGCCCATGGCGCGAGTCCCGCCCAGATCCGCCTCGCCTGGACCCTGCACCAGGGCCCCCACGTCCTCGCCATCCCGGGCACCGGCAACCCCGATCACCTGACACAGAACGTGGCAGCGGGCGCGATCCGCCTCACCGACGAGGAGCTGGCGCGGCTCAACGCGGCGCGCCACAAGGCCGGTTGA
- a CDS encoding PI-PLC domain-containing protein, with protein sequence MRTPHALLATTAALAAVVVAPQPAAAAAPAPGTYYVQSATTGLNAADSGGAVEQHRPRGNEDRQQWQLKPNGSSYLLESTDAPGTCLGRSGEQAATVACASTDAPWEIIPLDADRHTLKAPGTTRHLTVAPKPPGANYPARLALGGSGDLAAWYLTPVAPATGPMPPQDRRTLDQVTFLTTHNAYANGVDGGFAPPFVNLVPNQTRGIERQLADGVRGFMLDIHQTPDGAILCHNSCTLVSRPVALWVDLQRMVDFLKAHPDQFVTVFLEDYVDPAVLRAELARVNGLSDVLYRPDLTGVRQSGWPTMADLAAAGDRLLIFTDRTRAADQAGGLTRDSFGVMYQREWTVENHWSMGSGVGTSDWSCYSRWYGADTNIPLTRTEPGFRPLFVMNHFRDVPLSGTAGTDNTKLADRAQRFCQPAARKKPNFLAVDHYDRGNPASAVTDLNSYTYP encoded by the coding sequence CTGCGCACCCCCCACGCCCTGCTCGCCACGACCGCGGCACTGGCCGCCGTGGTCGTGGCCCCCCAGCCCGCTGCCGCCGCTGCTCCGGCCCCGGGTACGTACTACGTCCAGAGCGCCACGACCGGGCTCAACGCGGCCGACAGCGGCGGCGCGGTCGAGCAGCACAGACCCCGCGGCAACGAGGACCGCCAGCAGTGGCAGCTGAAGCCGAACGGCTCCTCGTACCTCCTGGAGAGCACCGACGCGCCCGGGACCTGCCTCGGCCGCAGCGGCGAGCAAGCCGCGACCGTCGCCTGCGCGAGCACCGACGCCCCCTGGGAGATCATCCCGCTCGACGCCGACCGCCACACGCTCAAGGCACCGGGGACCACGCGTCACCTGACGGTGGCACCGAAGCCGCCCGGCGCCAACTACCCCGCCCGCCTCGCCCTCGGCGGATCCGGCGACCTCGCCGCCTGGTACCTCACCCCGGTCGCCCCCGCCACCGGCCCCATGCCGCCGCAGGACCGGCGCACCCTGGACCAGGTCACGTTCCTCACCACGCACAACGCGTACGCCAACGGCGTCGACGGCGGCTTCGCCCCGCCCTTCGTCAACCTCGTGCCCAACCAGACCCGCGGCATCGAACGCCAACTCGCCGACGGAGTACGCGGATTCATGCTGGACATCCACCAGACCCCGGACGGCGCGATCCTCTGCCACAACAGCTGCACCCTCGTCAGCAGGCCCGTCGCCCTGTGGGTCGACCTCCAGCGCATGGTCGACTTCCTCAAGGCCCACCCCGACCAGTTCGTCACCGTCTTCCTGGAGGACTACGTCGACCCGGCCGTCCTGCGCGCCGAACTCGCCCGCGTCAACGGCTTGTCGGACGTGCTCTACCGGCCCGACCTGACCGGCGTACGGCAAAGCGGTTGGCCGACGATGGCGGACCTGGCCGCCGCCGGCGACCGGCTGCTGATCTTCACCGACCGCACCCGTGCCGCCGACCAGGCCGGAGGCCTGACCCGGGACAGCTTCGGCGTCATGTACCAGCGCGAGTGGACCGTCGAGAACCACTGGTCGATGGGCTCGGGCGTCGGCACCTCCGACTGGTCCTGCTACAGCCGCTGGTACGGCGCCGACACGAACATCCCACTCACCCGCACCGAGCCCGGTTTCCGTCCGCTGTTCGTCATGAACCACTTCCGTGACGTCCCGCTGTCCGGCACGGCCGGCACGGACAACACCAAACTCGCCGACCGCGCCCAGAGGTTCTGCCAGCCGGCCGCCCGCAAGAAGCCCAACTTCCTCGCCGTCGACCACTACGACCGCGGCAACCCGGCCTCCGCCGTCACCGACCTCAACTCGTACACGTACCCGTAA
- a CDS encoding glycoside hydrolase family 19 protein gives MSRRRISAVLATLALAGAAPVLLPASNASAAACSSYPSWTAGKSYAAGDIVRYTDGKAYIAEHANPGYDPVISTWYWEPYACDNGPGTPNARFVVNEAQFNQMFPNRNSFYSYSGLTAALSAYPGFANAGSDTVKKQEAAAFLANVSHETGGLVHVVEQNTANYPHYCDWSRPYGCPAGQAAYYGRGPIQLSWNFNYKAAGDALGIDLLNNPWLVQNDSAVAWKTALWYWNTQTGPGSMTPHNAMVNGAGFGQTIRSINGSLECDGKNPAQVQSRVSNYQRFTQILGTSPGGNLYC, from the coding sequence GTGTCGAGACGCCGTATCTCCGCAGTCCTGGCCACCCTCGCCCTCGCCGGCGCCGCGCCGGTGCTCCTGCCCGCCTCGAACGCCTCGGCCGCCGCCTGCTCCAGCTACCCGAGCTGGACGGCGGGGAAGTCGTACGCCGCCGGTGACATCGTCCGCTACACCGACGGCAAGGCGTATATCGCCGAGCACGCCAACCCGGGCTACGACCCGGTCATCAGCACCTGGTACTGGGAGCCGTACGCCTGCGACAACGGCCCCGGCACGCCCAACGCCCGCTTCGTGGTGAACGAGGCCCAGTTCAACCAGATGTTCCCGAACCGGAATTCGTTCTACAGCTACAGCGGTCTCACCGCCGCCCTGAGCGCCTACCCCGGCTTCGCCAACGCCGGCAGCGACACGGTGAAGAAACAGGAGGCCGCCGCCTTCCTCGCCAACGTCAGCCACGAGACCGGCGGTCTGGTGCATGTGGTGGAGCAGAACACCGCCAACTATCCGCACTACTGCGACTGGAGCCGGCCCTACGGCTGTCCGGCCGGCCAGGCCGCCTACTACGGGCGCGGTCCGATCCAGCTGAGCTGGAACTTCAACTACAAGGCCGCGGGCGACGCGCTCGGCATCGACCTGCTGAACAACCCCTGGCTGGTCCAGAACGACTCGGCCGTCGCGTGGAAGACGGCCCTGTGGTACTGGAACACCCAGACCGGACCCGGCTCCATGACCCCGCACAACGCCATGGTGAACGGCGCCGGGTTCGGCCAGACGATCCGCAGCATCAACGGCTCCCTGGAGTGCGACGGCAAGAACCCGGCGCAGGTGCAGAGCCGCGTGAGCAACTACCAGCGGTTCACGCAGATCCTCGGGACGTCACCCGGCGGCAACCTGTACTGCTGA
- a CDS encoding MarR family winged helix-turn-helix transcriptional regulator, with protein sequence MPSPTPRRPDDLAQLLTRAERLAARRLQGVLEAEGCSLDAWRVLASLSDGEGHHMTGLAEAAFLPPPTLTKLVDQLVDQNLVHRRVDPLDRRRVLAHLTPRGQAYWQRVDRAVRAGWPPLGDGDDDLLRSLLDRLAATLEHTARVSAERG encoded by the coding sequence ATGCCCAGCCCCACCCCCCGTCGGCCCGACGACCTCGCGCAGTTGCTGACCCGGGCCGAGCGGCTCGCGGCGCGGCGATTGCAGGGCGTTCTGGAGGCGGAGGGCTGCTCGCTCGACGCGTGGCGGGTGCTGGCCTCCCTGTCCGACGGCGAGGGGCACCACATGACGGGGCTCGCGGAGGCCGCCTTCCTGCCGCCTCCGACGCTCACCAAGCTGGTCGACCAGCTCGTCGACCAGAACCTCGTGCACCGCAGGGTCGATCCGTTGGACCGCCGCCGCGTCCTCGCCCATCTCACCCCGCGCGGCCAGGCGTACTGGCAGCGCGTCGACCGCGCGGTCCGCGCCGGCTGGCCCCCGCTCGGCGACGGCGACGACGACCTGCTGCGGTCCCTGCTGGACCGACTGGCGGCGACGCTGGAGCACACGGCGCGGGTGAGTGCCGAGCGGGGATGA
- a CDS encoding substrate-binding domain-containing protein — protein MFRHDLPAPEWFTADDSVLGVALVFPLRGPAGIFGPTCELCARLAAEEVNRDGGVLGRQLRLVPVDGSGAPQEVADEVEALVDLGAVQGVTGWHISSVRQALAPRIAHRVPYVYTALYEGGEDTAGVFLTSETPRDQLRPAMELLARERGVRRWFVVGNDYVWPRHTARSARGYARRFGGCVAGEVYLPLGTHDFEPVLRRVERSDADAVLMLLVGSDAVRFNRAFAEYGLHARCLRLSTLMDENMLVASGPAATEDLYSTAGFFASLANRDTLDFQGQYAARYGVEAPALGSLGESCYEGVLLLAALLKRAGTLDVSAIGAAAGAVSYEGPRGLLRLRDAHVRQRIYLARADGIDFDVLTELDTHP, from the coding sequence ATGTTCCGGCACGACCTCCCCGCGCCCGAGTGGTTCACGGCCGACGACTCGGTGCTCGGCGTGGCCCTCGTCTTCCCCCTGCGGGGGCCCGCCGGGATCTTCGGGCCCACATGTGAGCTGTGCGCGCGGCTGGCCGCCGAGGAGGTCAACCGGGACGGCGGCGTGCTCGGCAGACAGCTCCGGCTGGTGCCGGTCGACGGCTCGGGGGCGCCGCAGGAGGTCGCCGACGAGGTCGAGGCGCTGGTGGATCTGGGGGCCGTGCAGGGCGTCACGGGCTGGCACATCTCCTCGGTGCGGCAGGCCCTGGCGCCGAGGATCGCGCACCGCGTCCCGTACGTGTACACCGCGCTGTACGAGGGCGGGGAGGACACGGCGGGGGTGTTCCTGACGAGTGAGACCCCGCGCGATCAGCTCCGGCCGGCGATGGAGCTGCTGGCACGCGAGCGCGGGGTGCGGCGCTGGTTCGTGGTGGGCAACGACTACGTGTGGCCGCGGCACACGGCCCGGTCGGCACGCGGGTACGCCCGGCGCTTCGGCGGGTGTGTCGCCGGTGAGGTGTACCTCCCGCTCGGCACCCATGATTTCGAGCCGGTGCTGCGCCGCGTCGAACGCTCGGACGCCGACGCGGTGCTGATGCTGCTCGTCGGCAGTGACGCGGTGCGCTTCAACCGGGCGTTCGCGGAGTACGGCCTGCACGCGCGCTGTCTGCGGCTGAGCACGCTGATGGACGAGAACATGCTGGTGGCGAGCGGCCCGGCGGCCACCGAGGACCTGTACAGCACCGCCGGGTTCTTCGCCTCGCTGGCCAATCGCGACACCCTGGACTTCCAGGGGCAGTACGCCGCCCGCTACGGCGTCGAGGCGCCGGCCCTCGGCAGCCTCGGCGAGTCCTGCTACGAGGGTGTGCTGCTGCTGGCCGCCCTGCTGAAAAGGGCCGGGACGCTGGACGTATCGGCGATCGGCGCGGCCGCGGGGGCGGTGTCGTACGAGGGTCCGCGCGGGCTGCTGCGTCTTCGGGACGCTCATGTGCGCCAGCGGATCTACCTGGCGCGGGCCGACGGGATCGACTTCGACGTGCTCACGGAGCTGGACACGCACCCCTGA
- a CDS encoding acyl-CoA dehydrogenase family protein, whose translation MTTTSHPLVTRAQRLASDLLLPQAERVDQEGVPASHVEAVKRAGLLGVVAPQEYGGADAPVAVARETAEILAGACCSTWFVQTQHHTPVKLLATYDSPVREKLLRPLATGELMAGIAFAHVRAFPRVPVRAVPEEGGWRFEGRVPWYTGWGLNDVMLLAGVTDTAEVVFVFAEAREQPRLTASAPMRLAALTAARTVSLDLDGLRVPEEAVVLRTSQEEFALIDLPRAANASPAVFGVAHAALDLVAQTPEGVETARSLRARLDEVRREAYALADRPAPHDCVPERLAVKTRAYDLLRAATTAAIVAGGGRSMDLGSRAQRLAREGMFLLVQGQTAEARRTHLGSLASG comes from the coding sequence ATGACCACCACATCCCATCCCCTCGTCACCCGTGCACAGCGACTGGCAAGCGATCTCCTCCTCCCGCAGGCCGAGCGCGTCGACCAGGAGGGTGTGCCCGCGAGCCATGTGGAGGCGGTGAAGCGGGCGGGGCTGCTCGGGGTGGTCGCGCCGCAGGAGTACGGCGGGGCGGACGCGCCCGTCGCCGTGGCGCGGGAGACCGCGGAGATCCTGGCCGGGGCGTGCTGCTCCACATGGTTCGTACAGACACAGCACCACACACCGGTGAAGCTGCTGGCCACATACGACTCGCCCGTCCGGGAGAAGCTGCTGCGCCCACTGGCGACCGGCGAGCTGATGGCCGGCATCGCCTTCGCCCATGTCCGTGCCTTCCCCCGGGTGCCGGTGCGGGCCGTTCCCGAGGAGGGCGGTTGGCGGTTCGAGGGCAGGGTGCCCTGGTACACCGGCTGGGGTCTGAACGACGTGATGCTGCTGGCCGGGGTGACGGACACGGCCGAGGTGGTGTTCGTGTTCGCCGAGGCACGCGAGCAGCCCAGGCTGACGGCGTCGGCGCCGATGCGGCTCGCGGCCCTCACCGCTGCCCGAACGGTGTCCCTGGACCTGGACGGCCTGCGGGTACCGGAGGAGGCGGTGGTGCTGCGCACGTCGCAGGAGGAGTTCGCCCTGATCGACCTGCCCCGGGCCGCCAACGCCAGTCCGGCCGTGTTCGGGGTGGCGCACGCGGCGCTGGACCTGGTGGCGCAGACCCCCGAGGGCGTGGAGACGGCCCGGTCGCTGCGGGCCCGGCTCGACGAGGTCCGCCGGGAGGCCTACGCCCTGGCCGACCGGCCCGCCCCGCACGATTGCGTACCGGAGCGACTGGCCGTGAAGACACGTGCCTACGACCTCCTGCGCGCGGCCACCACCGCGGCGATCGTGGCCGGGGGCGGCCGCTCCATGGACCTGGGCAGCCGGGCGCAGCGGCTGGCGCGCGAGGGGATGTTCCTGCTGGTGCAGGGCCAGACGGCCGAGGCACGCCGGACGCACCTCGGCTCGCTGGCGTCCGGCTAG
- a CDS encoding serine hydrolase domain-containing protein, whose amino-acid sequence MKKRAARTVSIALAVALSAGTAALAPAAQAAESKHGHEATRTALRALVDKGGLPGAAAKVRDDKGNWFGEYGYADTGTGRMRSAGDHFRGASITKTFVAAVMLQLEAEGRLDLDDTVERRLPGLVRGNGYDGNTVTLRQLLNHTSGIANYTDDPDFSHATTGPGFPEHRYDTYEPEDLVAIALRHPPQPDPEGKPSYSNTNFVVAGMVVEKATGRSYAQEITRRIIRPLKLRETSFPGTAPQVPKPHPVAYSRLHQDAPDAETHDATEQNMTWLGAAGDVISTSGDLNRFQRALVKGDLLPQKQMKEMFDEVPGGYGIGYGLGVEFAQLSCGVKVVGKTGRTNGSLSAMVGTQDGKHQLTFNINGDWLPDSSLYIDVIEAEFCGKIPSRTDRASAVPRLG is encoded by the coding sequence TTGAAGAAGCGTGCTGCACGCACCGTCTCGATCGCCCTGGCCGTGGCGCTGTCCGCCGGAACCGCGGCACTCGCCCCGGCAGCGCAGGCAGCGGAATCGAAGCATGGCCACGAGGCCACCCGGACCGCGTTACGCGCGCTGGTCGACAAGGGCGGACTCCCGGGAGCCGCGGCCAAGGTCCGCGATGACAAGGGGAATTGGTTCGGGGAGTACGGCTACGCGGACACCGGTACGGGCCGTATGCGGTCGGCCGGTGACCATTTCCGCGGGGCCAGCATCACCAAGACGTTCGTCGCGGCCGTCATGCTCCAGTTGGAGGCGGAAGGCAGACTGGACCTGGACGACACGGTCGAACGCCGGCTGCCCGGCCTGGTGCGCGGCAACGGCTACGACGGCAACACGGTCACACTGCGTCAGCTCCTCAATCACACCAGCGGCATCGCCAACTACACCGACGACCCCGACTTCAGCCACGCCACCACAGGGCCCGGCTTCCCTGAGCACCGGTACGACACCTATGAGCCCGAGGACCTGGTGGCGATCGCCCTGAGGCACCCGCCGCAGCCCGACCCGGAGGGCAAGCCGTCGTACTCGAACACCAACTTCGTCGTCGCGGGCATGGTCGTCGAGAAGGCGACGGGCCGCTCGTACGCGCAGGAGATCACCCGTCGCATCATCCGGCCCCTGAAGCTGCGCGAAACGTCGTTCCCGGGCACGGCACCACAGGTGCCGAAGCCGCACCCCGTCGCTTACTCCCGTCTCCACCAGGACGCCCCCGATGCCGAGACCCACGACGCCACCGAACAGAACATGACCTGGCTGGGCGCGGCCGGCGATGTCATCTCCACCAGCGGCGACCTCAACCGGTTCCAACGCGCTCTCGTCAAAGGTGACTTGCTGCCACAGAAGCAGATGAAGGAGATGTTCGACGAGGTCCCGGGCGGATACGGCATCGGCTACGGACTCGGAGTCGAGTTCGCGCAGTTGTCCTGCGGTGTGAAGGTGGTGGGCAAGACCGGCCGTACCAACGGCTCCCTGTCCGCCATGGTCGGCACCCAGGACGGCAAGCACCAGCTCACGTTCAACATCAACGGCGACTGGCTCCCGGACTCCTCGCTCTATATCGATGTCATCGAAGCGGAGTTCTGCGGGAAGATCCCGTCCCGGACGGACCGGGCGTCGGCCGTGCCCCGGCTCGGCTAG
- a CDS encoding LLM class flavin-dependent oxidoreductase yields the protein MSLTFHWFLPTNGDSRHVVGGGHGTPATASGRDRPPTVAYLSQIARAAEEVGFAGALTPTGAWCEDAWLTTAMVAQHTERLKFLVAFRPGLISPTLAAQMAATFQRQTGGRLLLNVVTGGENREQRAFGDFLDKDGRYRRTGEFLQVVRELWEGKTVGLHGEHVRVEDAALARVPDPVPEVYFGGSSPIAGEIAARHSDVYLTWGEPPAQVAEKIARIRSLAAAQGRTLRFGIRLHVITRDTAEQAWAEADRLLDGFDPQTVASVQAGLARSESEGQQRMLALHGGRRDRLEIHPNLWAGIGLVRGGAGTALVGGHDEVAERIREYHALGIDEFILSGYPHLEEAYWFGEGVLPRLAAQGLWRHPAGKETAPEAPAPFVPAAS from the coding sequence GTGTCCCTCACCTTCCACTGGTTCCTGCCCACCAACGGCGACAGCCGCCATGTCGTCGGCGGCGGTCACGGCACCCCGGCCACCGCGTCCGGGCGGGACCGGCCGCCGACGGTCGCCTACCTGAGCCAGATCGCCCGGGCCGCCGAGGAAGTGGGCTTCGCGGGCGCCCTCACGCCCACCGGCGCCTGGTGCGAGGACGCCTGGCTCACCACCGCGATGGTCGCCCAGCACACCGAACGCCTGAAGTTCCTCGTCGCCTTCCGGCCGGGACTGATCTCGCCCACGCTCGCCGCGCAGATGGCCGCCACCTTCCAGCGGCAGACCGGCGGACGGCTGCTGCTCAACGTCGTCACCGGAGGCGAGAACAGGGAGCAGCGCGCCTTCGGCGACTTTCTCGACAAGGACGGGCGATACCGCCGAACCGGCGAATTCCTGCAGGTCGTACGGGAATTGTGGGAGGGGAAAACCGTCGGCCTGCACGGCGAGCACGTCCGGGTGGAGGACGCGGCACTGGCCCGGGTGCCCGACCCCGTGCCCGAGGTCTACTTCGGCGGCTCCTCGCCCATCGCCGGCGAGATCGCCGCCCGGCACTCCGACGTCTATCTCACCTGGGGCGAACCGCCCGCACAGGTCGCCGAGAAGATCGCCCGGATCCGGTCGCTGGCCGCCGCACAGGGCCGCACCCTGCGCTTCGGTATCCGGTTGCACGTCATCACCCGTGACACCGCCGAGCAGGCCTGGGCCGAGGCGGACCGGCTGCTCGACGGATTCGACCCGCAGACGGTGGCGTCGGTGCAGGCCGGGCTCGCCCGCAGCGAGTCCGAGGGGCAGCAGCGCATGCTCGCCCTGCACGGCGGCCGCCGCGACCGCCTTGAGATCCACCCCAACCTGTGGGCCGGCATCGGCCTGGTGCGCGGCGGGGCGGGCACCGCCCTGGTCGGCGGCCACGACGAGGTCGCCGAGCGGATCCGGGAGTACCACGCCCTGGGCATCGACGAGTTCATCCTCTCCGGCTACCCGCACCTGGAGGAGGCGTACTGGTTCGGCGAGGGCGTCCTGCCGCGCCTCGCCGCGCAGGGACTGTGGCGGCACCCCGCGGGCAAGGAGACCGCGCCCGAGGCTCCGGCCCCCTTCGTGCCGGCCGCGAGCTGA
- the ssuE gene encoding NADPH-dependent FMN reductase: protein MATVLSVSGSPSASSRTSRLMRRLDKRLAAQGHDVIPLDVRTIPAEALLGADFRHPAIVEATELFARADGVVVGTPVYKASYSGVLKALLDLLPQYALAGKTVLPLATGGSVAHVLAIDYALRPVLNSMGAAHIVQGWFTLDKDIVVQDDGSLTVAPAANEALGQVVDQFSAALGRTPLLAAAG, encoded by the coding sequence ATGGCCACCGTCCTGTCCGTCTCCGGCAGCCCCTCCGCCTCCTCCCGCACCAGCCGACTGATGCGCCGGCTGGACAAGCGGCTGGCGGCCCAGGGTCATGACGTGATCCCGCTCGACGTCCGCACCATCCCCGCCGAGGCCCTGCTCGGCGCGGACTTCCGCCACCCCGCGATCGTCGAGGCCACCGAGCTGTTCGCGCGGGCCGACGGCGTCGTCGTCGGCACACCCGTCTACAAGGCGTCCTACTCCGGTGTCCTGAAGGCCTTGCTGGACCTGCTCCCGCAGTACGCCCTGGCCGGCAAGACCGTGCTGCCGCTCGCCACCGGTGGCAGCGTCGCCCATGTCCTGGCCATCGACTACGCCCTGCGCCCGGTGCTCAACTCCATGGGCGCGGCCCACATCGTGCAGGGCTGGTTCACCCTCGACAAGGACATCGTCGTGCAGGACGACGGCTCCCTGACCGTCGCGCCGGCCGCCAACGAGGCACTCGGCCAGGTGGTCGATCAGTTCTCCGCGGCGCTCGGCCGCACCCCGCTGCTGGCGGCGGCGGGCTGA
- a CDS encoding putative leader peptide — protein MTMRLDLTRRRHVDLARVSSASCRAAA, from the coding sequence ATGACCATGCGACTGGACCTCACGCGGCGACGCCACGTCGACCTCGCGCGCGTCTCCAGCGCTTCCTGTCGCGCCGCAGCCTGA
- a CDS encoding SPW repeat protein, with protein sequence MANVSPTRGDMTTHPDASEMRDRYARVLGGRDVALVDGPVFLLGLYCAASPWIVHYTTSQPALVTHNLIMGIAIGLLALGFTRAPERMYGLSWAMCALGVWLIISPWVVGESPDAGVVWNNIIIGALAVILGLVCAGTAAKASSRP encoded by the coding sequence ATGGCCAACGTCTCGCCCACCAGAGGTGACATGACCACCCACCCTGATGCCTCCGAGATGCGGGACCGGTACGCCCGCGTGCTCGGTGGCCGCGATGTGGCGCTCGTGGACGGACCGGTGTTCCTGCTCGGTCTGTACTGCGCCGCCTCCCCGTGGATAGTCCACTACACGACCAGCCAGCCGGCGCTCGTGACCCACAACCTGATCATGGGTATCGCGATCGGCCTGCTGGCGCTCGGGTTCACTCGCGCTCCGGAGCGCATGTACGGCCTGAGCTGGGCCATGTGCGCCCTCGGAGTGTGGTTGATCATCTCGCCGTGGGTCGTGGGCGAAAGCCCGGACGCCGGTGTCGTGTGGAACAACATCATCATCGGTGCACTGGCCGTGATCCTGGGGCTGGTGTGCGCCGGAACGGCGGCGAAGGCCTCGTCCAGGCCGTAG
- a CDS encoding NAD-dependent epimerase/dehydratase family protein, with translation MTTNDQNQGILLAGASGVLGGHITRALTEAGHEVTGLGRSRENGIRADLMDRDALLRAVDGHHFDTVIHAATALRKPPMRDRDMYATDALRTQGTAHLVEAARATGARRFVVESMAFGYGYGDHGDRPLTEDDPFGPRGGTPRLERHIAAMRTKERLAFDAEALEGIALRFGLFYGPGGTDALLPPLRGRRLPVPGDRARVLPWVELTDAARAAVAAVERGRPGQAYNIADHTPMGFRAHVEAVARVFGLPEPMTVPLWLMKPLSYAHTMMSSRLRMSCAKAEHELGWTPLYASSGEGLAALRSASHR, from the coding sequence ATGACGACGAACGACCAGAACCAGGGCATCCTCCTCGCGGGCGCGAGCGGCGTCCTCGGCGGGCACATCACACGCGCCCTGACCGAGGCGGGCCACGAGGTCACGGGGCTCGGCCGGAGCCGGGAGAACGGAATCCGCGCCGACCTCATGGACCGCGACGCGCTGCTGCGCGCCGTCGACGGGCACCACTTCGACACCGTGATCCATGCCGCGACCGCCCTGCGCAAGCCCCCGATGCGGGACCGCGACATGTACGCCACCGACGCGCTGCGCACCCAGGGCACCGCGCACCTGGTCGAGGCCGCCCGCGCCACCGGCGCCCGCCGCTTCGTCGTGGAGTCCATGGCCTTCGGGTACGGCTACGGCGACCACGGCGACCGCCCGCTCACCGAGGACGACCCCTTCGGCCCGCGCGGCGGCACACCCCGGCTGGAACGGCACATCGCGGCCATGCGGACCAAGGAGCGGCTCGCCTTCGACGCGGAGGCGCTGGAGGGCATCGCGCTGCGCTTCGGACTCTTCTACGGGCCCGGCGGCACCGACGCCCTGCTGCCCCCGCTGCGCGGGCGGCGGCTGCCCGTGCCCGGCGACCGGGCCCGCGTGCTGCCGTGGGTGGAGCTCACGGACGCCGCCCGCGCGGCGGTCGCCGCCGTGGAGCGCGGCCGGCCGGGGCAGGCGTACAACATCGCGGACCACACCCCGATGGGTTTCCGCGCCCACGTCGAGGCCGTCGCCCGGGTCTTCGGACTGCCGGAGCCGATGACCGTGCCGCTGTGGCTGATGAAACCCCTGTCGTACGCGCACACCATGATGTCGTCCCGGCTCCGCATGTCCTGCGCCAAGGCGGAGCACGAACTCGGCTGGACGCCGCTCTACGCGTCGAGCGGTGAGGGGCTCGCCGCGCTGCGGTCGGCGAGTCACCGCTGA